The DNA window CGTTGATGAGTTGAGCTTGCATCTGGGCATTGCGCTCGATCACTTCTAACGCCCGTTCGGTTTTTTGTTCATCTAATCGGCGGGTTCTCAGGAGTTTTGACCAACCAAGAATGGGGTTGAGGGGCGATCGTAATTCGTGGGACACCATTGCCAAAAATTCATCTTTGATCCGGTTAGCCGCCTCCGCTTGTTCCCGAATCGCCTGTTCGCGGGCAAGCAATTGTTCGCGTTCGGCTTCGGCTTGCTTACGCATCGTAATGTCAAACAGAATGCCTTCAACGCTGAGTAGATTTCCCTGCGCATCATAGTTGACCCGACCCCGGTCTTCCACCCAGATAACGGCACCATTATCCGGTCGAATCATGCGAAATTGGGAAAGGTAATTGCTGCGGTTGGCGATCGCGGCTTCCACGGTTGCCTGATGGCCAGCGAGATCGTCAGGATGAACCAGATTCCATCCCTCTGCACCACTCCCACTTAAGTTTTCAGGCGACAGCCCCAAAATGTCGCAGGCAGTTTCAGAACGAATAATCCGATCAGTGCTGCCATTCCAGGTCCAGGCAACCATCCGTGCAGATGTAATTGCAAGCCGTAACTTCTCCTCACTCTGGCGCATGGCTTCTTCGGCTCGTTTGCGATCGGTAATATCTTGAAAATAAACGGCAACTCCCTCCGTTGAAGGATAGGCTCTGACCCCTAACCACCGTTGCATAAGTTCACTAAACTCTTCCCAGTTTACAGAAACCTGTTCTTCTACTGCTCGGTGCAGTTCTTGATAGGCGATTTCACCCACCTCGCTGGGGAATACCTCCTGCCACACATTTTTGCCAATCAGTTCTTCTGAAGATTTCTGTAACAGGTGCAGGGCAGCAGGGTTGGCATAGGTGAAATACCAGTTGCGATCAAATGCCACAAAGGCATCCGTCATACATTCCAGGATTTGATTAATGTGGGTGTAAGCCGCTTCTGCCTGCTGTTTCGCTGTCTCTGCCTCCTGCCGCAGTGCTTGCTCCTGTTGAGTTGCCTCTCGTCGCAGGTGCGCCAGCTTCAGGGTCGCTTCCACCCGCGCCACTAGCTCCCGGGCAGAGAAAGGTTTGGTCAAATAATCATCGGCTCCCGCTTCGAGTCCTTCAATTCGAGCCTCTTCTCCCGCGCGGGCCGACAGCAAAATTATGGGGATCTCCCGGGTACGGGGAGCGGCACGCAGTTCACGCAACAGACCAAATCCATCCAGCCCTGGCATCATGACATCACTCAGAACCAGGTCAGGGAGTCGCTGATTAATGGCTTCCAGAGCGGCTGAGCCATTCCCTACCGTTTCCACCTCCCAGAATTGGCTCAACAAGCGCTTCACGTAATCCCGCATGTCAGCATTGTCATCGGCGAGAAGAATGTGAGCGGATGAGGGAGTAGATGAGCTGGATGGGTAGATGGGTAGATGAGTTCCCATGCACACTCCCACTCTCCCATACTTCCACACTTCCACGCTTCCACGCTTCCACACTCCCACCCCCCTCATCGGGTAGCCAGCGCCAGGCTTCCATCAGGTAGGGAGTTGATCCCAGCGCGGTTGAGGTGAGGGTGCGGGTTGCTTTGATTCGATCATCGGGTAAATGATCCAGACCAAGCGGGAGTGTAATGGTAAATGTGGTGCCCTGCTCTAGCTGGCTGACAACTCGAATCTTGCCACCATGTAGCTTGACGAGTTCTTGCACCAGAGCCAACCCAATCCCTGAGCCTTCGTAGGTGCGCGATCGGGTACTGCTCACACGATGAAACCGTTCAAATAATCGTGGTATTTCGGTTTCAGGGATACCAACCCCCGTATCGGAGACACTTAATTCAACCGAATCACCAACGGATTGTAATCGAACTGTGATGTTGCCTGCAAACGTAAATTTAAACGCATTGGAAATCAGATTGAGAACAATCTTTTCCCACATTTCCCGATCGACATACACCTGTTCTGGTAACGGGGGACAATCAATCACCAGGCTCATTCCTGCCCGCTCAATCAGCGATCGAAAAACGCTGGCAAGTTCAGCCGTATAGGCTGCCAAATCGGTTGATTCATAGGATGCCTGCATTCTTCCCGCTTCAATTCGGGAGAAATCGAGCAGCGTATTGACCAATTTTTGCAATCGCAAGCCATTCCGCTGGGCGAGTTGGAGTTGCTCCTTCAGTGAAGATAGAAGCGAGAAATCTAAAACTTCCCCCTCTCCCTTTTCCCGTTCTCTCCCCTCTCTCTCCTCCAACCTTTCCAGGGCTTCTTCTAAAGGAGCCAGTAATAAGGTCAACGGTGTCCGGAACTCATGGCTGACGTTACTAAAAAAGGCGGTTTTGGCTCGATCGAGTTCTGCCAGGGCTTCGGCACGTTTGCGTTCTTCCTCATAGACCTGGGCATTGGTAATGACCATTGCAATCTGCCCGGCAACCTGCTCAAGGAAATTGCGGTAGTGATCATCCAGTCGTCGCCGTGGGCTGGCTACAGCAACAAGGACGCCCAAAATTTTACTTTGCCCGGTTGC is part of the Kovacikia minuta CCNUW1 genome and encodes:
- a CDS encoding ATP-binding protein, producing MHRFGYTEECFFEYTFNPIQGQGGVIDGVFNVVSETTYRVLNDRRTRFLRELTSRTGIAKTTEEACGVMAETLRSNPIDIPFALLYWIDQDRKSAHLCGGTESASDNSISPDPVDLTQEDTSHWPIAWVAQTAQPQVIHDLGTRLGALPGSPWPEPPQEAMVLPIAATGQSKILGVLVAVASPRRRLDDHYRNFLEQVAGQIAMVITNAQVYEEERKRAEALAELDRAKTAFFSNVSHEFRTPLTLLLAPLEEALERLEEREGREREKGEGEVLDFSLLSSLKEQLQLAQRNGLRLQKLVNTLLDFSRIEAGRMQASYESTDLAAYTAELASVFRSLIERAGMSLVIDCPPLPEQVYVDREMWEKIVLNLISNAFKFTFAGNITVRLQSVGDSVELSVSDTGVGIPETEIPRLFERFHRVSSTRSRTYEGSGIGLALVQELVKLHGGKIRVVSQLEQGTTFTITLPLGLDHLPDDRIKATRTLTSTALGSTPYLMEAWRWLPDEGGGSVEAWKRGSVEVWESGSVHGNSSTHLPIQLIYSLIRSHSSRR
- a CDS encoding response regulator, which encodes MGTHLPIYPSSSSTPSSAHILLADDNADMRDYVKRLLSQFWEVETVGNGSAALEAINQRLPDLVLSDVMMPGLDGFGLLRELRAAPRTREIPIILLSARAGEEARIEGLEAGADDYLTKPFSARELVARVEATLKLAHLRREATQQEQALRQEAETAKQQAEAAYTHINQILECMTDAFVAFDRNWYFTYANPAALHLLQKSSEELIGKNVWQEVFPSEVGEIAYQELHRAVEEQVSVNWEEFSELMQRWLGVRAYPSTEGVAVYFQDITDRKRAEEAMRQSEEKLRLAITSARMVAWTWNGSTDRIIRSETACDILGLSPENLSGSGAEGWNLVHPDDLAGHQATVEAAIANRSNYLSQFRMIRPDNGAVIWVEDRGRVNYDAQGNLLSVEGILFDITMRKQAEAEREQLLAREQAIREQAEAANRIKDEFLAMVSHELRSPLNPILGWSKLLRTRRLDEQKTERALEVIERNAQMQAQLINDLLDVSRILRGKLSLESHPVDLAFTIQAAMETVRLAAEARSIQIHTQFDPEVGQVSGDAGRLQQVVWNLLANAVKFTSEGGRVEVKLERYEFSVKRSQLEETTQNSALKTQHSKYYAQITVTDTGKGIPPNFLPYVFEQFRQESSATTRRFGGLGLGLAIVRYLVELHGGTVQADSPGEGQGATFTVRLPLIPQQPTLTQTGPLSEPSLDLQGIRILVVDDDDNSREFLAFFLELQGVTVTATASAAEAIASLTQFKPDILLSDIGMPDVDGYMLMQQIRALPPDQGRDIPAIALTAYAGEIDYQRAIAAGFQHHIAKPIEPQVLIQAIANLIHQKSK